In Arachis hypogaea cultivar Tifrunner chromosome 17, arahy.Tifrunner.gnm2.J5K5, whole genome shotgun sequence, a single window of DNA contains:
- the LOC140180471 gene encoding uncharacterized protein, producing MRFWREEKLGKKRINGGGGRRIVKANDGARHNQVSGGARYSQRQRAATAVENRGGGSASGWQSKAVRGGNRQGRAGGTTVSVKDGGKRERHDVAYQFGLPINGFAVSGCFNDFEQLMEGESLHRCSSKSYLNKFKVMSAHASKVTVQTLMDSTSIPGFWPLCPGCIAIYASPVPSIREEVWRVLTDFFRNYSGPLLAIEDFNEILLSSEVKGGNFVSRRAERFGALLDECGLIDLGVHGSLYTWFRHMQGNRFLSKRLDRGVSTDVWCFRFSESYVENLARMHSDHCPIMVRCQGNDRRVGVKPFHFQVVWSYHPSFSSVVRGAWDKGRPNPIRCLSQVRDDALAFNRDVFGNIFKRKRELERRVTSIQQRMKRVDALSLIQEERELQSEYSNLLTQEELFWKRNKVQGLFLEDGRWSTDSQELEECELPSLSREAIESLTRNVSKEEVRKVVMGINSFKAPGADGFQDFFFKKYWEVVGTEVWELVKKAFAWFDLDSALFDTLVVLIPKVDNPSRMKEFRPINLYNVIYKIITKVVVERLRPFLQDIIGPLRGGFIPGRGTPDNIIVAQEVLHFMKKTKSKKGVLAFKIDLEKAYDSSSSLSLMWNDNRLDGFQPKRGLRQGDLMSPYLFVICMERLSCLIARQVEVGRWKPVTVSRGGPVISHLLFADDLILFCKAKKSQVLHVLDTLATFCRASSMKVNFDKSRAICSMNVSRQHKDLFTGISSIRFANSLGKYLGVPLKHGRVTKADFHDVVDKHTNRLASWKGRFLNKAGQICLTKSVLSSIPIYRMLVSLFPSDCAAAFELVTGWQVPLWHLEKEVIQLIFDLKLRRDWDIRFELIPREANVVADRLVKMGSGGSETDEVNLWHQPPEVACPLLLLRT from the exons atgag GTTTTGGAGAGAAGAAAAGTTAGGGAAGAAGAGGATCAACGGCGGGGGAGGAAGAAGAATCGTTAAGGCCAACGACGGAGCAAGGCACAACCAAGTGAGTGGCGGTGCACGGTACAGCCAGAGACAAAGGGCGGCGACGGCTGTTGAGAATCGTGGTGGTGGAAGCGCCAGTGGGTGGCAGAGTAAGGCTGTTCGCGGCGGGAACAGGCAGGGCAGGGCAGGGGGAACAACAGTTTCAGTAAAAGATGGTGGAAAACGAGAGAGACAT GATGTGGCATATCAGTTCGGCCTCCCTATTAATGGATTTGCAGTTAGTGGATGTTTCAACGACTTTGAGCAATTAATGGAAGGGGAAAGCCTGCATAGATGTAGTTCGAAGAGTTATTTG AACAAGTTCAAAGTCATGTCAGCTCATGCATCAAAGGTCACGGTACAG ACCTTGATGGACTCAACAAGTATACCTGGGTTTTGGCCACTCTGTCCTGGTTGTATAG CAATTTATGCAAGTCCCGTTCCTAGCATAAGGGAAGAAGTTTGGAGGGTTTTGACAGATTTTTTCAGAAATTATTCAGGTCCTTTATTAGCTATTGAGGATTTTAATGAGATCCTTCTTTCATCTGAGGTTAAAGGTGGAAACTTTGTCTCTCGAAGGGCAGAGCGGTTTGGAGCTCTCCTAGATGAGTGTGGTTTGATTGATTTGGGAGTTCATGGATCTTTGTACACTTGGTTCAGACATATGCAGGGTAATCGGTTCCTCTCGAAGAGGCTGGATAGGGGTGTGTCTACTGATGTTTGGTGTTTTCGTTTTTCGGAAAGCTATGTGGAGAATTTGGCGAGGATGCATTCTGACCACTGTCCCATTATGGTGCGATGTCAAGGTAATGATAGAAGAGTCGGGGTAAAACCTTTTCATTTTCAAGTAGTTTGGTCTTATCACCCAAGTTTTTCGTCGGTGGTCAGGGGTGCTTGGGACAAGGGTAGACCCAATCCTATTCGTTGCCTTTCTCAGGTCAGAGATGATGCTTTGGCCTTTAACCGAGATGTCTTTgggaatatttttaaaagaaagagggAATTGGAGAGGCGTGTGACCAGTATCCAACAGAGAATGAAGAGAGTTGATGCTTTATCCCTTATACAGGAAGAAAGGGAGTTACAGTCTGAATATAGTAATCTGCTTACGCAAGAGGAGTTGTTTTG GAAACGTAACAAGGTTCAGGGGTTGTTTTTGGAGGATGGAAGATGGAGTACTGATTCGCAAGAACTCGAAGAATGT GAATTACCTTCTTTATCTCGTGAGGCTATTGAAAGTCTCACAAGAAATGTTTctaaagaagaggttaggaaggtGGTTATGGGCATAAACTCTTTTAAGGCCCCAGGTGCCGATGGTTTTCAGGATTTTTTCTTCAAGAAATACTGGGAAGTGGTTGGTACAGAGGTATGGGAGCTTGTTAAGAAGGCTTTCGCTTGGTTTGATCTGGATAGTGCTCTGTTTGATACTTTGGTGGTGCTGATTCCTAAAGTTGATAACCCGTCTCGCATGAAAGAGTTTCGTCCTATCAACCTCTATAATGTCATCTACAAGattataactaaggtggttgtggAGAGGTTACGACCTTTTCTACAAGATATCATTGGCCCTCTACGGGGAGGGTTTATTCCTGGAAGGGGTACCCCAGACAATATCATTGTAGCCCAGGAAGTTCTCCATTTTATGAAGAAAACCAAATCAAAGAAAGGTGTTCTTGCTTTTAAAATTGACCTAGAAAAAGCTTATGACAGT tcttcctccctttctctaatGTGGAATGATAACCGGTTGGATGGTTTTCAGCCAAAAAGGGGTTTGAGGCAAGGAGACCTGatgtctccttatttatttgttatttgtatgGAGAGGTTGAGTTGCCTCATTGCTAGGCAAGTGGAGGTTGGTAGATGGAAACCAGTGACTGTGTCTAGGGGAGGTCCTGTAATCTCTCATCTCCTTTTTGCAGATGACCTTATCCTTTTTTGCAAAGCGAAGAAATCTCAAGTGCTTCATGTTTTGGACACTTTGGCCACCTTTTGCAGAGCATCTAGTATGAAGGTGAATTTTGACAAATCTCGTGCTATCTGTTCTATGAATGTTTCTAGACAACACAAGGATCTCTTCACTGGTATTTCTTCTATCCGATTTGCTAATTCTCTGGGAAAATACCTTGGTGTCCCCCTCAAGCATGGCAGAGTTACTAAAGCTGATTTTCATGATGTGGTTGATAAGCATACTAATAGGCTAGCATCTTGGAAAGGTCGCTTCCTTAATAAAGCTGGTCAGATTTGCCTTACTAAATCAGTTTTATCTTCTATACCTATTTATAGGATGCTAGTAAGCCTTTTTCCATCAG ATTGCGCAGCAGCTTTTGAGCTAGTGACTGGTTGGCAAGTTCCACTCTGGCATCTTGAAAAAGAAGTGATACAACTGATCTTTGACTTGAAGTTAAGAAGGGATTGGGATATTCGTTTTGAGCTTATCCCGAGAGAAGCTAATGTCGTGGCAGATCGGTTGGTAAAGATGGGATCTGGAGGTAGCGAAACTGATGAGGTTAACCTTTGGCACCAGCCACCAGAGGTAGCGTGTCCTCTCTTACTGTTAAGAAcctga